The following proteins come from a genomic window of Pyxidicoccus sp. MSG2:
- a CDS encoding S46 family peptidase, whose product MDRRLLALGLLLSLPASADEGMWTYDAFPSEAVKKAYGFAPTQAWLDKVRLGSVRLAGGCSASFVSPDGLVMTNHHCVRECIEDLSSPKEDLLAKGFVAKTPAEERRCPKVEANQLEKMTDVTERMNAATKGLTGAAFNTALKKEMAAAESECATSVDRRCDVVTLFNGGKYHLYQYRRFQDVRLVFAPEFSMAAFGGDPDNFNFPRFGFDAAFLRVWQGDAPAKSPDFLPWAKEGAKEGDLVFVSGHPGGTERKATVAELEFQRDVNLPYTLLQLAELRGMLREFASTSPERYRTTRSRLRAVENGLKALRGRQQALADPALLGRKRQEEAELRRKVDANAQVKAATAGAWEETAQALDAYRRMLPEYKMKEGADAYPGELFTLARQLVRAADEQPKPNAERLREYTEAQLPSLRQQLLRGAPIAVELEQAQLAFGLNRVRETLGADDPFVQLVLGREAPADLARSLVKGTKLGDVKVRQALLEGGKAAVDASKDPMILLARKVDAEARAVRKRYEDTVEAVLKRNGERIAKAHVAVYGTSGYPDATFTLRLNHGQVKGWDENGRAVPPLTTFGGAYARHTGKEPFKLPDSWMKAQGKVPAGTPLDLATTNDIIGGNSGSPMVNREGRVVGLIFDGNLHSLGGRYAYVPETNRAVAVHGDGILAALEHIYGANRVVGELRAASDASAPPAK is encoded by the coding sequence GTGGACCGCAGACTGCTCGCACTCGGCCTGCTGCTGTCCCTCCCCGCCTCGGCGGACGAGGGCATGTGGACCTACGACGCATTTCCCTCGGAGGCCGTGAAGAAGGCCTACGGCTTCGCGCCCACGCAGGCATGGCTGGACAAGGTCCGCCTCGGCTCGGTGCGGCTCGCCGGCGGCTGCTCCGCCAGCTTCGTGTCACCCGACGGCCTGGTGATGACCAATCACCACTGTGTCCGTGAGTGCATCGAGGATTTGTCCTCGCCGAAGGAGGACCTGCTGGCCAAGGGCTTCGTGGCGAAGACGCCCGCCGAGGAGCGCCGCTGCCCCAAGGTGGAGGCCAACCAGTTGGAGAAGATGACCGACGTCACCGAGCGGATGAACGCGGCGACGAAGGGCCTCACCGGCGCGGCCTTCAACACCGCGCTCAAGAAGGAGATGGCCGCGGCCGAGTCCGAGTGCGCCACCTCCGTGGACCGGCGCTGTGACGTGGTGACGCTCTTCAACGGCGGGAAGTACCACCTGTACCAGTACCGCCGCTTCCAGGACGTGCGGCTCGTCTTCGCGCCCGAGTTCTCCATGGCCGCCTTCGGTGGCGACCCGGACAACTTCAACTTCCCGCGCTTCGGCTTCGACGCGGCCTTCCTGCGCGTGTGGCAGGGCGACGCGCCCGCGAAGAGTCCGGACTTCCTGCCGTGGGCGAAGGAGGGCGCGAAGGAGGGGGACCTCGTCTTCGTCTCCGGCCACCCCGGCGGCACCGAGCGCAAGGCCACCGTCGCCGAGCTGGAGTTCCAGCGTGACGTCAACCTGCCGTACACGCTGCTCCAGCTCGCGGAGCTGCGCGGCATGCTGCGCGAGTTCGCCAGCACCTCGCCCGAGCGCTACCGCACCACGCGCTCGCGGCTGCGCGCCGTGGAGAACGGCCTCAAGGCGCTGCGCGGCCGGCAGCAGGCGCTGGCCGACCCGGCGCTGCTCGGCCGCAAGCGCCAGGAAGAAGCCGAGCTGCGCAGGAAGGTGGACGCCAACGCGCAGGTGAAGGCCGCCACCGCGGGCGCGTGGGAGGAGACGGCGCAGGCGCTCGACGCGTACCGCCGCATGCTCCCCGAGTACAAGATGAAGGAGGGAGCAGACGCGTACCCCGGCGAGCTGTTCACCCTGGCCCGGCAGCTGGTGCGCGCCGCCGACGAGCAGCCCAAGCCCAACGCGGAGCGGCTGCGCGAGTACACCGAGGCCCAGCTGCCCTCCCTGCGCCAGCAGTTGCTGCGCGGCGCGCCCATCGCCGTCGAGCTGGAGCAGGCGCAGCTGGCCTTCGGCCTCAACCGCGTGCGCGAGACGCTGGGCGCGGATGACCCCTTCGTGCAGCTCGTGCTCGGCCGCGAGGCGCCGGCGGACCTCGCCCGCTCGCTGGTGAAGGGCACGAAGCTGGGCGACGTGAAGGTGCGCCAGGCGCTGCTCGAGGGCGGCAAGGCGGCGGTCGATGCGTCGAAGGACCCGATGATTCTCCTCGCGCGCAAGGTGGACGCGGAGGCACGCGCGGTCCGCAAGCGCTACGAGGACACGGTGGAGGCGGTGCTCAAGCGCAACGGCGAGCGCATCGCCAAGGCGCACGTCGCGGTGTACGGCACCTCCGGCTATCCGGACGCCACCTTCACCCTGCGCCTCAACCACGGCCAGGTGAAGGGCTGGGACGAGAATGGCCGCGCCGTGCCGCCGCTCACCACCTTCGGCGGCGCCTATGCGCGCCACACCGGCAAGGAGCCGTTCAAGCTGCCGGACTCCTGGATGAAGGCGCAGGGGAAGGTGCCCGCCGGGACGCCGCTGGACCTGGCCACCACCAACGACATCATCGGCGGCAACTCGGGCTCACCCATGGTGAACCGGGAAGGACGCGTGGTGGGGCTCATCTTCGACGGCAACCTGCACTCGCTCGGCGGCCGGTACGCGTACGTGCCCGAGACGAACCGCGCCGTCGCCGTGCACGGGGACGGCATCCTCGCCGCCCTGGAGCACATCTACGGCGCCAACCGCGTGGTGGGCGAGCTGCGCGCCGCCAGTG